One window of Mesorhizobium sp. PAMC28654 genomic DNA carries:
- a CDS encoding IS3 family transposase (programmed frameshift), translated as MSPKSSSAKKPAEQVVKDIRRATRRHFSAEDKIRIVLDGLRGEDSIAELCRKEGIAQSLYYTWSKEFMEAGKRRLAGDTARAATSDEVKDLRREAGALKECVADLTLENRLLKKKHDRGWGRARMRYPASEKLEIIRIVEQSHLPTRKTLDRLGIPRRTFYRWYDRYVEGGPEALQDRPSAPSRVWNRIPPAIHDQIIELALEQSELSPRELAVRFTDETRYFVSEASVYRLLKAYDLITSPAYVVIKAANEFHTKTTRPNEMWQTDFTYFKIIGWGWMYLSTVLDDYSRYIIAWKLCSTMRAEDVTDTLDMALTASGCDQAHVHHKPRLLSDNGPSYIAGELADYIQDQRMSHVRGAPMHPQTQGKIERWHQTLKNRILLENYFLPGDLEAQIAAFVEHYNHRRYHESLANVTPADAYFGRAAAIIKQRERIKRQTIQHRRLQHRKIAA; from the exons ATCCGGATCGTGCTGGACGGGCTGCGCGGCGAAGACAGCATCGCCGAGCTGTGCCGCAAGGAAGGGATCGCGCAGAGCCTGTATTACACCTGGTCCAAGGAGTTCATGGAGGCCGGCAAGCGCCGATTGGCGGGTGATACCGCTCGTGCTGCCACCAGCGACGAGGTCAAGGATTTGCGCCGGGAGGCCGGCGCGCTGAAGGAATGCGTCGCTGATCTGACACTGGAAAACCGTCTGCTCA AAAAAAAGCATGATCGCGGATGGGGACGAGCAAGAATGAGATATCCCGCATCCGAAAAGCTCGAGATCATCAGGATCGTCGAGCAGTCACACCTGCCAACCCGCAAAACGCTGGACCGACTGGGCATCCCGCGCCGGACCTTCTATCGCTGGTATGACCGTTATGTCGAGGGCGGGCCTGAGGCGCTGCAGGATCGGCCCTCGGCGCCGAGCCGGGTGTGGAACCGCATCCCGCCTGCCATCCATGACCAGATCATCGAACTGGCGCTGGAGCAGTCCGAGCTCTCCCCGCGCGAACTGGCAGTACGGTTCACCGACGAGACGCGCTACTTCGTGTCAGAAGCCAGCGTTTACCGGCTCCTCAAGGCCTACGATCTGATCACCAGCCCGGCCTATGTGGTGATCAAGGCGGCGAACGAGTTCCACACCAAGACGACGCGACCCAACGAGATGTGGCAGACGGACTTCACCTACTTCAAGATCATCGGCTGGGGCTGGATGTACCTGTCGACCGTGCTCGACGATTACTCCCGCTACATCATCGCCTGGAAACTGTGCAGCACCATGCGGGCCGAGGACGTCACCGACACGCTGGACATGGCACTTACTGCCTCAGGGTGCGACCAGGCCCATGTGCACCACAAGCCTCGGCTGCTCAGCGATAATGGCCCCAGCTACATCGCCGGCGAACTGGCGGACTATATCCAGGACCAACGCATGAGCCATGTCCGGGGCGCTCCAATGCATCCCCAGACCCAAGGCAAGATCGAGCGCTGGCACCAGACCCTCAAAAACCGAATCCTCTTGGAGAACTACTTTCTGCCCGGCGACCTTGAGGCCCAGATCGCAGCCTTCGTCGAACATTACAACCATCGACGCTACCACGAGAGCCTGGCCAACGTAACGCCAGCCGACGCCTACTTCGGCAGGGCCGCAGCCATTATCAAACAGCGAGAAAGGATCAAACGCCAAACCATCCAACATCGGCGCTTGCAGCACCGCAAGATCGCCGCTTAA